A portion of the Maylandia zebra isolate NMK-2024a linkage group LG9, Mzebra_GT3a, whole genome shotgun sequence genome contains these proteins:
- the sgk3 gene encoding serine/threonine-protein kinase Sgk3, translating to MLTGPKMEDQPSFPNVSIPCHNEQRDKKKRYTVYKVIVNVGQQEWFVFRRYAEFDKLFNTLRKQFPSMNLKIPAKRIFGDNFDPEFIKQRRAGLHEFIKKLVSHPQLCNHPDVRAFLLMEKREQISDASEDEDEKNNSTSRNINLGPSANPQAKPTDFDFLKVIGKGSFGKVFLAKRKHDGKFYAIKILQKKIILNRKEQKHIMAERNVLLKNVKHPFLVGLHYSFQTKDKLYFVLDFINGGELFFHLQRERTFPEPRAKFYIAEMASALGYLHSLTIVYRDLKPENILLDHEGHIVLTDFGLCKEGISQKDTTTTFCGTPEYLAPEVLKKLPYDRTVDWWCLGSVLYEMLFGLPPFYSRDTHEMYDNILHKPLTRRPGASNTAWSLLDGLLEKDGKRRLGYREDFIEIRRHSFFSSINWDDLEQKKIPPPFTPLVSSVSDISNFDPEFTEEMVPNSVCWSQEQSIVNASVMEADDAFVGFSYAPPSDDSFL from the exons ATGCTGACCGGCCCTAAGATGGAGGACCAACCCAGTTTTCCCAATGTCAGCATCCCTTGCCACAATGAGCAGAGGGACAAAAAAAAGCGTTACACA GTTTACAAAGTGATTGTCAATGTTGGACAACAGGAATGGTTTGTCTTCAGGCGATATGCAGagtttgataaactctttaacACA TTAAGGAAACAGTTTCCATCTATGAACTTGAAAATTCCAGCTAAAAGGATATTTGGGGACAACTTTGACCCGG AGTTCATCAAGCAAAGAAGAGCCGGGTTACATGAGTTCATCAAAAAACTCGTCTCACATCCTCAGCTTTGCAACCA TCCAGATGTGAGGGCATTTTTACTAATGGAAAAAAGGGAACAAATATCAGATGCCTCTGAGGATGAAGATGAAAAG AACAACTCTACCTCCAGAAACATCAACCTGGGACCCTCTGCAAATCCACA AGCCAAGCCCACAGACtttgactttttaaaagtcataGGAAAAGGGAGTTTTGGGAAG GTTTTCCTCGCTAAACGAAAACACGATGGAAAGTTTTATGCCATCAAGATCTTACAAAAAAAGATCATTCTCAACAGGAAAGAG CAAAAACACATCATGGCAGAACGCAACGTTTTGCTGAAGAACGTGAAACATCCTTTCCTGGTTGGGCTTCATTATTCCTTCCAGACTAAAGACAAGTTGTACTTCGTGTTGGATTTCATCAATGGAGGAGAA cttttctttcatcttcaaagAGAAAGGACGTTTCCGGAGCCCAGAGCAAAGTTCTACATTGCTGAAATGGCAAGTGCGCTGGGATACCTGCATTCTCTCACGATTGTTTACAG AGACTTAAAGCCAGAAAATATCCTTCTTGACCACGAG GGGCATATCGTACTCACAGACTTTGGATTGTGCAAGGAAGGCATTTCCCAGAAGGACACTACCACTACATTTTGTGGAACACCTGAG TACTTAGCTCCAGAGGTCTTGAAGAAGCTGCCGTATGATCGCACAGTAGACTGGTGGTGTCTGGGCTCAGTGCtgtatgaaatgctctttggtCTA CCACCTTTCTACAGCAGGGACACACACGAGATGTATGACAACATCCTCCACAAGCCGCTAACCAGGCGTCCCGGTGCCTCCAACACAGCCTGGTCTCTCCTCGACGGACTGCTGGAGAAAGATGGCAAGCGCAGACTGGGATACAGGGAAGACTTT ATTGAGATCAGAagacacagcttcttctcttCCATCAACTGGGATGACCTTGAGCAGAAGAAGATCCCTCCCCCTTTTACACCACTTGTG agctCTGTCAGTGATATCTCAAACTTCGATCCTGAGTTCACAGAGGAGATGGTCCCCAACTCAGTGTGCTGGTCTCAAGAACAGTCGATTGTCAACGCTAGTGTTATGGAAGCCGATGACGCTTTTGTGGGCTTTTCTTACGCACCGCCTTCTGATGATTCTTTCCTATGA
- the mcmdc2 gene encoding minichromosome maintenance domain-containing protein 2 isoform X2, with protein sequence MADILSLKESVLVYLDRSGGLKKLCENCKHFNGTQQTEAVYRFCIGVNPADVLELDPVLGDCVLHDPLKATALFQSVCFLAIKTLSLIEKIHMESQVNVILKFTHLPPFPEYTLDLSSFPRLCRPLRPVSMEGLVISMTRVTKYTQGARFLCTDDDCPCSTGFHHIRVHAPGATESATVRNDFSCMMCSSQLKEDVKFRVLGDKQLVELIHVKALDVLRGHEQSSMRYQSVTLFLRDELCNSMRIGRYYRVLGIPAHVHQWPNITWSVEANSVQPWEPVCDCKVSARFQELLKGTASSPWRFSAIVAHCFGLDVAPLGLYDTLKLSLLLSLVQTRIDEKDMFHNLDLLVVTTDTLILDRLMTYSLSLAYRGIRHQATGEMFACLSRDEHGAGTANIHAGSVLLATGGVCLLGDLSYYRKDKLDSIKSVMETRTLSVFIPGKKYGEDADQQLSFPVQCSFWAATDSSRRSGRADCGALGAAEMGAVPAQLADAFGLVIECRDRVGEQALLAQTVHTLQHAVQSGKPHDPPCWEFSTEDYHELVAHAQGLQVELSPAAEKIIHGYYMASRRVRSQGQGVNMSVASIKLLISLAEAHCKLCLRTQVLEQDAVIAVLLCESSVSLKHGASALIIPPDPVFPCDLGDVDGLCKRDAALDELHQLILRFIYTNAPGADTYITEE encoded by the exons atggctgACATTTTATCGCTGAAAGAATCGGTTTTGGTGTACTTAGACAGAAGCGGTGGTCTTAAGAAACTTTGCGAAAACTGCAAACATTTTAACG GCACACAGCAGACCGAGGCGGTGTACAGGTTTTGTATAGGTGTTAATCCGGCCGATGTGCTGGAGCTGGATCCTGTACTGGGGGACTGTGTTCTCCATGACCCCCTGAAAGCCACGGCTTTGTTTCAGTCT GTTTGTTTCCTGGCTATAAAGACCCTTTCACTTATTGAAAAAATACACATGGAGAGTCAG GTGAATGTTATTTTGAAGTTCACACACCTGCCTCCATTCCCCGAGTACACACTGGACCTTTCCAGTTTTCCTCGTTTATGTCGCCCTTTGAGGCCTGTCTCCATGGAGGGCCTGGTCATTTCCATGACAAGGGTCACAAAGTACACCCAGGGGGCGAGGTTCCTCTGCACTGATGATGACTGCCCCTGCTCTACAG GTTTTCACCACATTCGAGTGCACGCACCCGGAGCAACAGAGTCAGCCACAGTGAGAAACGACTTCAGCTGCATGATGTGCAGCTCCCAATTGAAAGAGGATGTGAAGTTTAGAGTTTTAGGAG ACAAGCAGCTGGTGGAGCTGATCCATGTCAAAGCACTGGATGTTCTAAGAGGCCACGAGCAAAGCTCAATGAGATACCAGTCTGTTACCCTGTTTCTCAGAG ACGAGCTGTGTAACTCCATGAGAATCGGGCGATATTACCGGGTGTTGGGCATTCCTGCACATGTGCACCAGTGGCCCAACATTACCTGGAGTGTGGAGGCAAATAGTGTCCAGCCGTGGGAACCAGTGT GTGACTGTAAAGTCAGCGCCCGCTTCCAGGAGCTGTTGAAGGGAACGGCCTCGTCTCCATGGAGGTTCTCCGCAATTGTAGCTCACTGCTTTGGGTTGGACGTGGCTCCTCTAGGCTTGTACGACACTCTGAAGCTGAGCTTGCTGCTTAGCTTGGTGCAGACCAGAATAGATGAAAAGGACATGTTTCACAACTTGGATCTTCTTGTTGTCACCACTGACACGCTTATACTCGACAg ATTGATGACATACAGCTTGAGTTTGGCCTATCGTGGGATCAGGCATCAGGCCACGGGGGAGATGTTCGCATGCCTGTCCCGGGATGAACATGGGGCAGGTACTGCTAACATCCATGCTGGTTCTGTCCTGCTAGCCACTGGGGGTGTTTGCCTGTTGGGAGATCTGAGCTATTACAGAAAGGACAAGTTGGATTCCATTAAGTCAG TTATGGAGACCCGCACACTATCAGTGTTCATCCCTGGAAAGAAATATGGTGAGGATGCAGACCAGCAGCTTTCCTTTCCAGTCCAGTGTAGCTTCTGGGCCGCCACAGACTCCTCCCGTCGATCTGGGAGGGCAGACTGTGGCGCACTGGGAGCAGCA GAGATGGGTGCTGTACCAGCTCAGTTGGCAGATGCCTTTGGCCTTGTCATTGAGTGTAGAGACAGGGTTGGAGAGCAGGCCCTGCTTGCCCAGACTGTCCACACCCTCCAGCATGCAGTACAGTCTGGAAAACCCCATGACCCACCCTGCTGGGAGTTTTCCACTGAAGACTATCATGAG CTGGTGGCCCATGCACAAGGTTTGCAAGTGGAGCTCAGCCCTGCAGCAGAGAAAATAATCCATGGTTACTACATGGCGAGCCGTAGAGTGCGATCACAGGGTCAGGGTGTCAACATGTCTGTGGCCTCTATCAAGCTGCT GATCTCTTTGGCTGAGGCCCATTGCAAGCTATGTCTCAGAACTCAAGTACTAGAGCAGGATGCTGTGATCGCTGTACTCCTTTGTGAAAGCTCAGTCTCACTCAAGCAtg GCGCCTCTGCTCTCATTATTCCACCCGATCCAGTGTTTCCTTGTGACCTGGGAGATGTAGATGGTTTGTGCAAGCGAGACGCTGCTCTGGATGAGCTCCATCAGCTTATCTTACGGTTCATCTACACCAACGCACCTGGAGCAGACACATACATTACAGAAGAGTGA
- the mcmdc2 gene encoding minichromosome maintenance domain-containing protein 2 isoform X1 has translation MADILSLKESVLVYLDRSGGLKKLCENCKHFNGTQQTEAVYRFCIGVNPADVLELDPVLGDCVLHDPLKATALFQSVCFLAIKTLSLIEKIHMESQVNVILKFTHLPPFPEYTLDLSSFPRLCRPLRPVSMEGLVISMTRVTKYTQGARFLCTDDDCPCSTGFHHIRVHAPGATESATVRNDFSCMMCSSQLKEDVKFRVLGDKQLVELIHVKALDVLRGHEQSSMRYQSVTLFLRDELCNSMRIGRYYRVLGIPAHVHQWPNITWSVEANSVQPWEPVCDCKVSARFQELLKGTASSPWRFSAIVAHCFGLDVAPLGLYDTLKLSLLLSLVQTRIDEKDMFHNLDLLVVTTDTLILDRLMTYSLSLAYRGIRHQATGEMFACLSRDEHGAGTANIHAGSVLLATGGVCLLGDLSYYRKDKLDSIKSGNEFMETRTLSVFIPGKKYGEDADQQLSFPVQCSFWAATDSSRRSGRADCGALGAAEMGAVPAQLADAFGLVIECRDRVGEQALLAQTVHTLQHAVQSGKPHDPPCWEFSTEDYHELVAHAQGLQVELSPAAEKIIHGYYMASRRVRSQGQGVNMSVASIKLLISLAEAHCKLCLRTQVLEQDAVIAVLLCESSVSLKHGASALIIPPDPVFPCDLGDVDGLCKRDAALDELHQLILRFIYTNAPGADTYITEE, from the exons atggctgACATTTTATCGCTGAAAGAATCGGTTTTGGTGTACTTAGACAGAAGCGGTGGTCTTAAGAAACTTTGCGAAAACTGCAAACATTTTAACG GCACACAGCAGACCGAGGCGGTGTACAGGTTTTGTATAGGTGTTAATCCGGCCGATGTGCTGGAGCTGGATCCTGTACTGGGGGACTGTGTTCTCCATGACCCCCTGAAAGCCACGGCTTTGTTTCAGTCT GTTTGTTTCCTGGCTATAAAGACCCTTTCACTTATTGAAAAAATACACATGGAGAGTCAG GTGAATGTTATTTTGAAGTTCACACACCTGCCTCCATTCCCCGAGTACACACTGGACCTTTCCAGTTTTCCTCGTTTATGTCGCCCTTTGAGGCCTGTCTCCATGGAGGGCCTGGTCATTTCCATGACAAGGGTCACAAAGTACACCCAGGGGGCGAGGTTCCTCTGCACTGATGATGACTGCCCCTGCTCTACAG GTTTTCACCACATTCGAGTGCACGCACCCGGAGCAACAGAGTCAGCCACAGTGAGAAACGACTTCAGCTGCATGATGTGCAGCTCCCAATTGAAAGAGGATGTGAAGTTTAGAGTTTTAGGAG ACAAGCAGCTGGTGGAGCTGATCCATGTCAAAGCACTGGATGTTCTAAGAGGCCACGAGCAAAGCTCAATGAGATACCAGTCTGTTACCCTGTTTCTCAGAG ACGAGCTGTGTAACTCCATGAGAATCGGGCGATATTACCGGGTGTTGGGCATTCCTGCACATGTGCACCAGTGGCCCAACATTACCTGGAGTGTGGAGGCAAATAGTGTCCAGCCGTGGGAACCAGTGT GTGACTGTAAAGTCAGCGCCCGCTTCCAGGAGCTGTTGAAGGGAACGGCCTCGTCTCCATGGAGGTTCTCCGCAATTGTAGCTCACTGCTTTGGGTTGGACGTGGCTCCTCTAGGCTTGTACGACACTCTGAAGCTGAGCTTGCTGCTTAGCTTGGTGCAGACCAGAATAGATGAAAAGGACATGTTTCACAACTTGGATCTTCTTGTTGTCACCACTGACACGCTTATACTCGACAg ATTGATGACATACAGCTTGAGTTTGGCCTATCGTGGGATCAGGCATCAGGCCACGGGGGAGATGTTCGCATGCCTGTCCCGGGATGAACATGGGGCAGGTACTGCTAACATCCATGCTGGTTCTGTCCTGCTAGCCACTGGGGGTGTTTGCCTGTTGGGAGATCTGAGCTATTACAGAAAGGACAAGTTGGATTCCATTAAGTCAGGTAACGAAT TTATGGAGACCCGCACACTATCAGTGTTCATCCCTGGAAAGAAATATGGTGAGGATGCAGACCAGCAGCTTTCCTTTCCAGTCCAGTGTAGCTTCTGGGCCGCCACAGACTCCTCCCGTCGATCTGGGAGGGCAGACTGTGGCGCACTGGGAGCAGCA GAGATGGGTGCTGTACCAGCTCAGTTGGCAGATGCCTTTGGCCTTGTCATTGAGTGTAGAGACAGGGTTGGAGAGCAGGCCCTGCTTGCCCAGACTGTCCACACCCTCCAGCATGCAGTACAGTCTGGAAAACCCCATGACCCACCCTGCTGGGAGTTTTCCACTGAAGACTATCATGAG CTGGTGGCCCATGCACAAGGTTTGCAAGTGGAGCTCAGCCCTGCAGCAGAGAAAATAATCCATGGTTACTACATGGCGAGCCGTAGAGTGCGATCACAGGGTCAGGGTGTCAACATGTCTGTGGCCTCTATCAAGCTGCT GATCTCTTTGGCTGAGGCCCATTGCAAGCTATGTCTCAGAACTCAAGTACTAGAGCAGGATGCTGTGATCGCTGTACTCCTTTGTGAAAGCTCAGTCTCACTCAAGCAtg GCGCCTCTGCTCTCATTATTCCACCCGATCCAGTGTTTCCTTGTGACCTGGGAGATGTAGATGGTTTGTGCAAGCGAGACGCTGCTCTGGATGAGCTCCATCAGCTTATCTTACGGTTCATCTACACCAACGCACCTGGAGCAGACACATACATTACAGAAGAGTGA